Proteins found in one Pyrus communis chromosome 15, drPyrComm1.1, whole genome shotgun sequence genomic segment:
- the LOC137718001 gene encoding UDP-glycosyltransferase 88F4-like, translating to MGDAIVLYAAPGMGHIISMVELGKLILNRYGPHKFSITILYTCGSFLDTPSIPAYIRRISHSHPPISFRQFPRVANKITQNISGFAIMTDFIRQNDPHVRRALQDVSKSAVVRAFIIDIFCTSALTIAKEFDIPTYYFYASGAAALAAFLYFPKIHEQNTQSFKDLTDIVLKLPGRKSPLKAIYMMEPVLDRDDPGYWDVLSFCSHLPKSNGIIVNTFEQLEPPDVLHAIAEGLCVPDGPTPPVYYVGPLIDDEKEWGNDADAAEEDCLSWLDKQPSQSVVFLCFGSRGSFPAIQVKEIAKGLEASGQRFLWVVKKPLVDEKIKQVLGVDDFDLEVVLPEGFLERTKDRGMVVKSWAPQVAVLKKESVGGFVTHCGWNSVLEAVVAGVPMIAWPLYAEQHMNRNVLVTDMEMAIAVEQKDEENGFVSGEELERRVRELMESEEGRVLRERSKKIGVVAVAALGENGSSTRNMDNFVNSIT from the coding sequence atgGGAGACGCCATAGTGCTGTACGCAGCTCCAGGAATGGGTCACATCATCTCCATGGTGGAGCTGGGCAAGCTCATCCTTAACCGCTACGGCCCCCACAAATTCTCCATCACCATTCTCTACACGTGCGGCAGCTTCCTCGACACACCTAGCATCCCCGCCTACATCCGCCGCATCTCCCACTCCCACCCTCCCATTTCCTTCCGCCAGTTCCCTCGCGTCGCCAATAAAATTACCCAAAACATCAGCGGCTTCGCAATCATGACCGACTTCATCCGCCAGAACGATCCCCACGTCCGCCGTGCCCTCCAAGACGTCTCCAAATCCGCCGTCGTTCGCGCCTTCATCATTGACATCTTCTGCACCTCCGCGCTGACCATTGCCAAAGAATTCGACATCCCCACATACTACTTCTACGCATCCGGTGCCGCAGCTCTGGCTGCTTTTTTGTATTTTCCTAAGATCCATGAACAAAACACCCAGAGTTTCAAGGATCTCACCGACATCGTTTTGAAATTGCCCGGACGGAAATCTCCCCTGAAGGCTATATACATGATGGAACCGGTGCTCGACCGAGATGATCCTGGTTATTGGGACGTGCTCTCCTTTTGCTCACACCTTCCCAAATCCAACGGAATCATCGTCAACACGTTCGAACAGCTCGAGCCACCTGACGTCCTCCATGCCATTGCTGAAGGCCTGTGTGTTCCTGATGGGCCAACTCCGCCTGTGTACTACGTTGGACCATTGATTGACGATGAAAAAGAATGGGGTAATGATGCAGATGCGGCGGAGGAGGACTGCTTGTCCTGGCTCGATAAGCAGCCAAGTCAAAGCGTTGTATTTCTCTGTTTCGGAAGCAGGGGATCATTCCCTGCAATTCAGGTGAAGGAGATAGCGAAAGGGTTGGAGGCGAGTGGGCAGAGGTTCCTGTGGGTGGTGAAGAAGCCGCTGGTTGATGAGAAAATAAAGCAGGTCCTCGGAGTTGACGACTTTGATTTGGAGGTTGTGTTGCCAGAAGGGTTCTTGGAGAGGACCAAAGACAGGGGGATGGTAGTGAAGTCATGGGCGCCGCAGGTGGCGGTGTTGAAGAAGGAATCGGTTGGTGGGTTCGTGACGCATTGCGGATGGAACTCGGTGCTGGAAGCAGTTGTTGCCGGGGTGCCGATGATTGCTTGGCCGCTGTACGCGGAGCAGCATATGAACAGGAATGTTCTGGTGACGGACATGGAAATGGCGATTGCGGTGGAGCAGAAAGATGAGGAAAATGGGTTTGTGAGCGGGGAGGAATTGGAGAGGAGAGTGAGGGAGTTGATGGAGTCGGAAGAAGGA